ACTATTCGTGAAAACAGCAGATAGTACTAAAACGGTCACGTATCAACGTTCTTCAGCGGCGCCAACTGATTTTAGTGCTAAATGATTTTTAAGTCAGTAAATGGATATTAATAAAGTGTGATATTAATAAAGTGTTATTACGGCACACAAAAAAGGTTGGAACGATTAAATTCCAACCTTTTTGTGTATCCAATTATTAAGAACGGCGTTTGTTTAAGCCAAACCAACCGAGGAGACCCGCAAGAATGAGGGCACCAAGTGATGGTAGCAAGAAACTTGCCATGTTACCGGATTTAGGAAGCGTCGTCTTAGTGCGCTTGGCACTAGCTTGCTTTTTGGTATTACCTTTTTTGGCGTGGTCTTTCTTTGGTTTGTTTTGCTTGTGCTTTTTATCTTGACCAGTACCAGGCAACTTACCGGGCGTTTTACCAGGTTTTGTCACCGGCTTTGCTACTGGTTTTGGAGTGGTAGGCAATCCGCCAGTGCCTGGCAATCCGCCTGGCGTAGTGGGCGTTGTAGGTGTGTCCGGCGTTGTAACAGTTTGCTTATCGTAGACGAATGTATAATTACGATTAGCGTTATCATCGAACGTCACTTTGGTGCCAACTAATTCATCGTGCAATTCCCAGCCAGCAGTGGGGATGAAACGTGATGGTGCGAGGAGGGTAGTGCCATAAAGATCCTTAAAGTCATAATTTGCAAATGATTTTGGCGTCAAATCGATGATATCATCGACGTAACCAGAAATCACTTCTGGGTCTTCAAGGTTAGTTCCGTTATCGTCAACACGGTAAATCGTAATTGGCGCAGCAATTTTACGGAATTGGTAAACTACTTCGCGATCACCGGCGTCAATAGATCCAGATTCAACACCAGATACATATTGTCCAGGACCGTAGCCCGCGATGCTTGGTACACCAGGGAAATCATAAGTATCACCTTTAAGCCCCGCAAAATTAAATGGCGTTACATCAGCACCATCACCGTCAACTGCAATCGGGTCACCGTATTGATCAATATACTTGTATGTTACGGAACCTTTCGCAGCATAAACAAATTTATAGCTGCGGCCATTGTTATCACCATAATCCAACTCATCCGGGTTATCAAGCATGTCAATAGCATCATCCCAATCACCAGTTGAGGCAGAATCGGCGTTATCACTACTCATTAGAGTACGGAAGCCGTAATCAGGGAACTCACGTAGTGCCAAGTCAACGATAGTGTCATACTCACCATTGAACACTTGAGTATCTAATGGGTTACCATCAGTATCGACCCAATAAACTGTAAATGGATGTGGTGCGACTTGATCATACTCATAAGTGATTGTTTGGTTCAGTTCAGTCACTGCCTGTGGCGAATCGCTGAGAAGCTTACCATTTTCATAACCAGCTATGCTAGGAGCATCAGGGGCTGTGAAGTAATCACTTTGGTTAAGTGCGGGATCTGAAATACGGACATTGAAAATTTGGGGGGCAATCGGAGTGCCATCTGTTCCCTTAGTAATTGTCCGACCTTTTTCATCGATATATTCAGAAGTAATCGTAGCATTAATGTACCAAACTGAATTGGCAGTTTTAAAGCTATTCCCAGTATTAATATAATCACGGAATTTAATCGCCATCGCTAGGTCATCTTCGGTGGGATTATTAGAATCCGTGGCACCAACGGGCGTGATGATACCGCTACCTACTAAGCTTGGGAAGGCATTTGTTGAGGTAGGTAGTGATAAATCATTACGCAGGCCACCAATGTGCAGAGTGGGTGTTTGTCCGTAGAAGGTAGTGTAATAGTAGTTGTAGGAGAACGCACCTGATCCAATTGAAGTTAAGCTAGGTAGGTTAACTAAATTAATGTTTTGCATATAATAATTACCGGAGAAAGCCCAATCACCGATGGATTGTAATTTCTGCAAACCAGTTAGGTTAATTTCGCTAAAGTTACAGGCAGAAAACGCACTCGGCCCGATGGTGGTAAGATTTGTTAACTTTGAAAGATCAAACCCAGAGAAAGTAGCAAACCAACCATCATTAGAGAAAGCCCCTTGACCAATCGTTGTCAAACTCGTGACACTGTCGAGATTGATGGTATACAAGGAAGTACAGTTTGAGAAAGAAACCATACCCAAAGTGGTTAAGCTCGGTACGTCCTCAAAATAAACGGTGCCTAAACTAGCATTACCTTCAAATGCATAATCGTCAATCGTTGTTAAAACAGGCAAATTAATTAATTGAAGGGAGGTAAAACTCTTACTCAGAAATGCTTGCTTACCAATTATTTTTAAATTGGGTAAGCCTTTAATTGTAACAGAGGTAATTGGGTAGGCAGTATTCAGAAATGCCCCTTGTCCAAGCGCAACGACATTGGCAAAATCATCACCAGTAATTGTTAAGTTACCGTCCCAAGCTTTAAAGGCATCACTACTAGTGAATGATGAACTGAACCCAGTAATTGTTGTGCCGGCCGCGTCGTATGAGAAGTCACTTTTGACGAAAGTATGCGCAGTACGAGGCGTTTTAGCTTTGGTTGCGGTGTCCTTGGCAACTTCAGGTTTAGCTGATTTTGCTTGGTCTACTTTGTTGGTAGTTGTGGTTTTAGTTGGATCTTCAGCTGTTTCTTTAGCTGAGACTTCAGTTGAAGTAGTAGTATCTTCGGTCACCTTTGTAGTTTCGGATTCATTGGTAATCGTTAAGTCGCCATCTGGTAACACATCGGGAATTTCGATGACGGGACTAGTTGTCTCAGTTGCTTCGTCATCTTTTGAGCTGTCAGTTGCTGTTATTTCGCTTTGTTCCGTAACTAAGGCATCGGCCAATACAACTGGTGTTGCGCCCATGCCACTAATTAGGGTAATTGTGGCAAGGCCAGCATAAACCCAGTTTTTCCCACTTTTGTACATTTTAAAATGTTGTTTGGTTTGGTTTTCCATAATAAATACTCCAATTTGTTAATTAATAATCGCAACATTCATATTACGTTTAGAATGTGAAGAAAGCATGAGTTGAGCGTGAAAAGACGGTGAATGCCTAGTGCTGAAGGGAATTGCTTCGAGGTTAATGGAAGTGTATGGGAAATAAGCTTCATTATAATAAGGTTGCAAACCACTTTTTGGCACACTTGCTATAATAAATTGTATTTCTGCTGCATTTAATAATATAAGGGAAACCGTTGATTTTACGTATGTGGTATACTGCTTATATACTCGGATTGAGAAGGGCAAACATTATGACTGTAAAAAATGATGAAATAAAATATCAGCAACTTGTTGATGTGACGGCAAAGCTAACGTTGACCATTGCTGCGATGGAACAGGCACTTGAAAAAAATAAACGGCTGACTGACTATTATGTTGCGCATATTGCCGATGAAAATAGTGCGGAAAACATCAAGATTTTGGCCGAGGATCAAACGTACATTCAAAACAAAATCACGGAAGTTCAGGAAATGATTGCTGATAACAAGCGAGTTATTGATGGCGGTGTTGAAATGGTTAAGACCGCTATGTTCGTTAATGAAATGAACGATGAAGATTGGGCCAATGTAATTGAAGATAACGTGCATGTCGCCACTGGTACTGAAAAGATAACTAATTATTACGCTGGATTACCAGAAGTTTAGTTAGGGTTGGGTAAGCAAAAAGCTTAAAATCAGTCGAAAAATTTATCGAATTTCAACGGATAAGTGTAGAGCAAAGGAATCGTAGAATATGAAAACATTAAAAAGATTGAGTTTGGTTTTATTCTTAGTTATTATTTCCATATTTGTAATTTGACCTTTTTGCTATTAACCATACATTTTGTCGTAAAGACAGCGAACCTATTAGTGAAGCGAAACGTGTCATATATTTTTCGGAGGATTTCTATAATGAATACATACGGTGAAACATTTCAAGCGATACGACTTAATAAGAATGTATCTTTACGGGCAGTTAGTGAAGGAATTGCAAGCGACTCGTTCGTGGGGAAGTTTGAAAAAGGATTAACAAATATTAGTTTTGATAAGTTAGTTCACTTGGTCGAAAGATTGAATGTGACGGTTGAAGAATTTTTATTTTTGGATAGTACGCACAATGATTATTTTTCAGTATTGCTTGATGAGATGAATACAGCCTATACAAATGCAGATATTAGTAAGTTGATTGCATTGGCTGATGAACAATTACGCATTTATCGGGATACCAATGTTCCGAGTTATAAGTGTAACTGGATAATGGTTCGAAGTTTGATTTCTGACTTGGAAGATGAGAAGTTAGACGATGAATTTACGAATTATATAGTTAACTATCTTGTTGGAATAAGTGAGTGGACGTTGTATGAGGTTATTCTTTTTGCCAATTCAGTGCATATATTTGACATGAACACGATTATGTTATTGACTGATGAAATTTTGAATAAGGATGCGCTTATTAATTTTGAAAAAAACAAAAGAATTGTAGTTGATACACTATTAAATATCGCTAGAGTTTTCATTGAAGACGGACAGCGTATGTATGCTTCTAGGATATTAGCTAAGGTTAAGCGTATTTCAATGGATGATATATATTACTCGAGTCGTACCAATTTTTTGTTTGTGCAGGGACTCTATGAAATAAAGTTTGGGGATCGGCAAGCAGGTGAAAAACGCTGTGATAACGCCTTACAAGTAATGGAATTGTTAGGTGATTCAGAACTCGTAGCGTTAAAAAGGCATTATCTTGATAGTTTTAACTAATTTGTGGTATATATGACACAATACTAATTTTTGTGGGCTGGGTGATTCCTCTGGAATGTTCCAGCCTTTTTTGTTGTCGCGCTTAACTTTAACTTAATGACATATCAAGTTGATTTGGATCGAATTTTTGATTACTTGCCAACACAAGAGACTTTTAAAAATGGTTTGAGAGATGAAGCTTTGATTGAAGTATTGTATGGCACGAGTATTCGTGTTGGTGAGCTTGTAAGTATGAAAATATCGAATGTTGACTACGTAAACCATCGCCTAAAAGTAATGGGCAAAGGCTCTAAAGAACGATATGTTCCGCTAGGTCGTAAGGCTGAATTTGCATTAAAAAAATATTGTTTTGAGGAACGGAATGAAAAAATACCAGCGTTTAGCGACTACGTATTTCTTAATAGTTACGGTAGACGGTTAAGTTCGCAGAGCGCTGAGTTCATCGTAGCAGACACATGTGAAAAAGCTGGCGTGTCTAAACGTGTTTATCTACACATGTTTAGACACACGATGGCTACTAATTTGTTAGATAATGGCGCTGATTTGATAAGCATTAAGCAAATTTGGGGCCATTCTAGTGTATCAACGACTATGATTTATACACACGTTTCATCGAAATCGTTGTTAGATTCTTATCATAAATTTTTCACTAGGTAAAACTTTTCGCATTTTTTAACAACTTGGATAAATATACGAGAAGTTGCATTTTATGATTTAAGTGTGAATGGTGTTCACACTTAAATCATTTGCACAATAATACACATGTGCTATTATTATCTCAGGATTCAATTCAAGTATTGTTTATGACTTTTAACTATTGGTTATTATTGGCTGTTCTTGACTATTGACTGTTCTTGACTATTGGCTATTGGCTGTTCATAAATTAATATAAATAAACAACTGACATTAGGTTGCATTGTGCGTAACGAGTTTACGGCTCAATCCATACACCTAGTTTACATAATATATATTGTATGTTAACTACGTTAAAACGTTTGTGTTGTCAGTCTAGTTTTTTATATTAAATGAATAGTAATAGTGATAGTGAAAGTAATAGTGATAGTGAAAGTAATAGTAATAGTGAAAGTAATAGTGATAGTGAAAGCAATAGTGAAAATAATAATAGTGCTAATACTAATAAATGAGAATAGTTTCTAGCTAATAAACCCTTGGAGGGAACTCCAAGGGTTTATTTTTTTATTCACATTTGAGATATTAATACAGCAAATGTGAATATTTATTGAATTAAGTTTGATATTTTATCGAAAAGAAGGGAGTGAGGGGTTACATGACTACTACTGGTATAGGTTATAGGATACGCGTTTTAAGAATATTGGAGAATGAAAATCAACTTCAAATGGCTCGGAGGATTAGTGTTGTTCAATCTACTGTTTCGATGTTGGAGCATAATGCTTATCCTGCTGATCCAAATCCATTATATAAAAAAATTGCTAGTGTGTATGGAGTTCGGCAGTCATGGCTTGTATATGGTCAAGGTCGCATGAGAGACAAGGTAGAAAATGATTAGTGATTCTTTTCGAGTTGGCACTTGAAAATCGCTTAGAACGAATTATATGAAAAAAAACCAGTTAACTTGGCTGTCGGCTGGTTTGAAGAAAAAATTGTAAAAACGTAGTACTCATTTCTTTAAAAACGGAAGGTTTGGCAACCTTTACCTGATAAACCACTTTGGCGGGTGGTATTCAAAATTAATGGAACCGACAAGAAACAACGAGAATCAACTGGAATCAATTCAAAACTGGAATCAATTCAAAACTGGAATCAATTCAAAACTGGAATCAATTCAAAGCTCGTACCAATTCAAAACTGGAATCAATTCAAAACTGGAATCAATTCAAAACTGGAATCAATTCAAAGCTCGTACCAATTCAAAGCTTGTATCAATCCAAAGCAAAGTTTGTATCAATCCAAAATTACAAAATTAGAAACAATTCAAAATTAGAATCAATTCAAATTAGAATCAATTCAAAATTAGAATCAATTCCAAATTAGAATCAATCCAAAATTAGAGTCAATCCAAAATTAGAATCAATCCAAAAGTAGAGTCAATCCAAAATTAGAATCAATTCAAAAATAGTAAGTCATTGGTAATTACTTTGTAAATACTGATGTCAGTTGTCAGTTGCTGCGACAGCTACGGAGCTACAGCTCTACGGCTGTTTGTGCTTAACTATGGCACTGGTCATTAATTTATAAGTAAATTTTAACCGGAATTTACTCGCCCGTCAAAAAAAAGCAAAAAAAATTATATACATTTTTTTTGCATATAGTTCAAATGTTTTCACATGTATTTAAGCGTTTTTGAAAAAACAGGTAAATGTTGTCACATCATAATATTCGTTTAAAGAAACTTAGAGGAGAAAAAAATGACAGAGAAAACTGGAACAATAACAAATCGAAGTAAGCGTAATCCATTTGAGATGATTCCTCGAGATTTATTACAAGACCACTCTATCTCATTTGGTGCGATGGGACTTCTTAGTAACATGGTAAGTCATTCTACTGAATTTACGTTGCATAAAACGTGGTTATATACTACAAATTCAGTAGATGGTCGTCGAGTTGTTGATAAATACTGGCAGGAACTTGTTGAAGCAGGCTATTTATTTCAATGGCGTAAACGTAATGGTCAACGCCTAGATTATGCTTATGATTTTTCTGTTGAACGTTTTACAGCAAGTGAAGTATTAGCTTTGGTAGAGGAACGATACAATTCTGGGTGGATGATATACCGCAAAGAATTGGGAGCTAAATTACTAACTCCTGAAACTGATATTCGGTCGGCGTTACCAGAAAGTTTTGTTGATACGGATCGAGATGAGATTCAAAAAATGCACGAAAAAGGTATGTCCTCAGGTGTTCAATTTGTACACCTCAACAAAGCCCGTCAAATCAAGGATTCTTCAGGTGTGCATTCTGAACAGCTCACCGTGAGCTGTTCAGCCCGTACAAGTAATAAAGACTTAATAAATAAAGACTTAATAAATGATGATGATGATGAATATGTGTCAATGAAATCTGCCAACAAAAGCCAAGATTCAGTTGTTCCTGAAAAAACAGAAAAAAATGATAGCGCTGAAAAAGAATCAATGTCTGAAACAGTAATTCGCGAATTTGAGGATTCATTTGGGAAAGCGTTAAATCCGACTGAGAAAAAACATGTACGAAAATTGTCTCAAAAATATTCACGGGATGACCTCATGAGTGCGATAGAAATTACGAGTCTGTATTCGCCTACAAATGCACCTGTAAAATATTTTGAAACAACACTATCGAACTTGCATAAAAAACGTGCAGAGAAGTCTGAATTACGAATTCACGATATTCCGTTAGTTGCTGATATTTTCCACACTGAGTATTTAAACTCAAGTGCCAATTAAGTTGTGCAAAGGAATTGGATGTCACATGAATCGTTCAGAGTACAGAAAAATAAAGAGAAAGAAAGTCGTGGGTGAGTTACCAGTTTCATTTCGCCAAGTTGCCGTTTACAAAAAAGAGTCGGATTGGCTTGAAGTAATTATTTGTATTGTGTTTGGTGTTTTCTTGGTGTTATTAGTTTTTGAAATTGGTGTTCACTTAGGTTTTATTCATACAAAAATAGAGGTGAAGTAATGAGTATTGTTAATACATGGCACGTTATAGCTCGTGCATTAGTTGTTCAACCAGTAGATGGCGACCCAAGTAATTCTGTCGCTGGTTTGTCGGAGGAACTATTAAAGTTTGATATTCCCCGGTCAAATTCAAAAGATGATTACAAAGCGGGTGATGTGGTTAGTGTTCAATTTTTCAAAGGTGATTGGAAATTCATGGGAATGGTTCGAGTTGAAGCACGTCCATTCCGTTTTTCCTCAGAATATTCAGAGTTAGAAGCTGAAGGCATTGTGCTTAGCAACATTGGCGAGTATGCAGATATTGCTAAGCCAATCATTCAAACTTTGGCATTGGAATCTGTTTCTAAATTGTTGCTGCGTAAGTAGTAATTCTGTTTTTAGTGTTTGAAAATTGGAGGTTTTTTTATGCAAGGTCAAAATCAAAAAGTTAAAGGATTAAGTTTGCGGGTAAAAGTGATTGTAGTAATCGTTGGATTGGGTGTGATTTTTTTAACTTTGTTGCTCTTTAATGGTTACATGAAAAATTCAATAAAAAGTGATTTAGGCAGTGGGTTGGATTTGAAGCAAACTGTACGTTTAAACAGTGTGATGAATTCTCGGAACCTTGCTAGACACCGTAAGGTAATATTAGTTTTCTTTAAATCTGGATGTCCTGATTGTCAGTCTGTGACCAAACAAGTTAATGAATTGGTGCAAGAAAATCCCGATATATTGACGGTTAAGTTAGACGCTAAATCTGCTAAAAGTAAACGCTATTTTGATTTGTATAAGGTGAAACATGTGCCTACTTTTCAGCGAATGGACGATGGGTTTGTTAGTAAATATCAAGGGGTTGATGTAAAAAAAATTACCGAAATGTTTGAAAAAAATGAATGATGATTCTCACTCTGTAATCAACTTTTAGAGGAGAAATAGAGCAATTGTGGGATTTATGAGTTTCAGCGAAATTTGTTGATTATTTTGAGAAAGTGTAGAGGAAAAGATAATGAGAGGTATTGGTGAAAGTTATCCTGCATATTTTTTTCGGTGGTGGAAGCCTCGAAAAATACTGCACCGTTTTGTTTGGGTGGGTGCCGTGTTCTTAACGATGATTGCATTATTTGTGTCAGCTCGTTTTGACGCAAGCCCTATTAGTGAAAAACCTACACCGTTGAATATGTACCAAGGGTTCGTTAATTCAAATGATTCAATTGCGTTAGTTTCAAAAAAGTATTCTGAAACTAAAAATGTTTTGGTTGCTCAATTTGCAATA
This is a stretch of genomic DNA from Periweissella cryptocerci. It encodes these proteins:
- a CDS encoding helix-turn-helix domain-containing protein produces the protein MNTYGETFQAIRLNKNVSLRAVSEGIASDSFVGKFEKGLTNISFDKLVHLVERLNVTVEEFLFLDSTHNDYFSVLLDEMNTAYTNADISKLIALADEQLRIYRDTNVPSYKCNWIMVRSLISDLEDEKLDDEFTNYIVNYLVGISEWTLYEVILFANSVHIFDMNTIMLLTDEILNKDALINFEKNKRIVVDTLLNIARVFIEDGQRMYASRILAKVKRISMDDIYYSSRTNFLFVQGLYEIKFGDRQAGEKRCDNALQVMELLGDSELVALKRHYLDSFN
- a CDS encoding tyrosine-type recombinase/integrase, producing the protein MTYQVDLDRIFDYLPTQETFKNGLRDEALIEVLYGTSIRVGELVSMKISNVDYVNHRLKVMGKGSKERYVPLGRKAEFALKKYCFEERNEKIPAFSDYVFLNSYGRRLSSQSAEFIVADTCEKAGVSKRVYLHMFRHTMATNLLDNGADLISIKQIWGHSSVSTTMIYTHVSSKSLLDSYHKFFTR
- a CDS encoding leucine-rich repeat protein, yielding MENQTKQHFKMYKSGKNWVYAGLATITLISGMGATPVVLADALVTEQSEITATDSSKDDEATETTSPVIEIPDVLPDGDLTITNESETTKVTEDTTTSTEVSAKETAEDPTKTTTTNKVDQAKSAKPEVAKDTATKAKTPRTAHTFVKSDFSYDAAGTTITGFSSSFTSSDAFKAWDGNLTITGDDFANVVALGQGAFLNTAYPITSVTIKGLPNLKIIGKQAFLSKSFTSLQLINLPVLTTIDDYAFEGNASLGTVYFEDVPSLTTLGMVSFSNCTSLYTINLDSVTSLTTIGQGAFSNDGWFATFSGFDLSKLTNLTTIGPSAFSACNFSEINLTGLQKLQSIGDWAFSGNYYMQNINLVNLPSLTSIGSGAFSYNYYYTTFYGQTPTLHIGGLRNDLSLPTSTNAFPSLVGSGIITPVGATDSNNPTEDDLAMAIKFRDYINTGNSFKTANSVWYINATITSEYIDEKGRTITKGTDGTPIAPQIFNVRISDPALNQSDYFTAPDAPSIAGYENGKLLSDSPQAVTELNQTITYEYDQVAPHPFTVYWVDTDGNPLDTQVFNGEYDTIVDLALREFPDYGFRTLMSSDNADSASTGDWDDAIDMLDNPDELDYGDNNGRSYKFVYAAKGSVTYKYIDQYGDPIAVDGDGADVTPFNFAGLKGDTYDFPGVPSIAGYGPGQYVSGVESGSIDAGDREVVYQFRKIAAPITIYRVDDNGTNLEDPEVISGYVDDIIDLTPKSFANYDFKDLYGTTLLAPSRFIPTAGWELHDELVGTKVTFDDNANRNYTFVYDKQTVTTPDTPTTPTTPGGLPGTGGLPTTPKPVAKPVTKPGKTPGKLPGTGQDKKHKQNKPKKDHAKKGNTKKQASAKRTKTTLPKSGNMASFLLPSLGALILAGLLGWFGLNKRRS
- a CDS encoding helix-turn-helix domain-containing protein, encoding MTTTGIGYRIRVLRILENENQLQMARRISVVQSTVSMLEHNAYPADPNPLYKKIASVYGVRQSWLVYGQGRMRDKVEND
- a CDS encoding thioredoxin family protein, which produces MQGQNQKVKGLSLRVKVIVVIVGLGVIFLTLLLFNGYMKNSIKSDLGSGLDLKQTVRLNSVMNSRNLARHRKVILVFFKSGCPDCQSVTKQVNELVQENPDILTVKLDAKSAKSKRYFDLYKVKHVPTFQRMDDGFVSKYQGVDVKKITEMFEKNE